AACTTTATCGACGAGTTGGTCTTCAAGAAGCTGAAGACGCTGGGCGTGCCGCCGTCGGCCGTCTGCGATGACGCCACGTTCATCCGCCGCGTGTCGATCGACCTTTCCGGGCGGCTGCCGGCGCCGGACGAGACGCTGGCGTTCGTGGCCGATCAGGATCCGGCCAAACGCAACAAGCTGGTCGGCCGGCTGCTCGATAGCCCGTCGTATGCCGACTATTTCGCCAACAAGTGGGGCGCGATTCTTCGCAACAAGCGGCGCACACCGAACTACATGCGCGGCTCCTACGCCTTCCACGGCTGGATCCGCGATAGCTTGTATGAGAACAAGCCCTACGACCAGTTCGTGCGAGAGATCGTGGCGGCCAGCGGCGAGTTGGGCGACAATCCGCCCGTCGTCTGGTATCGCGAGGTGAAGGAAATCGATCAGCAAGTCGAAGACACCGCCCAGCTTTTCCTGGGACTGCGGATTCAGTGCGCCCGCTGCCATCATCATCCCTTCGAGAAATGGAGCCAGCGCGACTATTACGGCATGGCGGCCTTCTTCTCGCAGGTCGGCCGCAAGCCGGGCTACGAACCGGACGAGCAGCGCATCTTCCATCGCCGCGGCGAAGCAGCCGCGACGAACCCCAAGACGGGCGAGCGGCTGCTGCCGACCGGTCTGGGGGCTGAGCCGGTCAAGGGCGCGCCGGAACGCGACCCGCGGCAATCGCTGGCCGACTGGCTGTCGGACCCCTCGAATCCGTTCTTTGCCAAGGCCCTGGTCAATCGTTACTGGAAGCACTGCTTCAGCCGAGGCATCGTCGAACCGGAAGACGACATGCGCGTGACCAATCCGGCCTCGAACCCCGAGTTGCTGTCGGCGTTGTCGGAACACTTCATCGCTCACAAATTCGACCTGAAGGACCTTCTGCGGACGATCTGCACGTCGAGCACCTATCAACTCGCGGCCGATCCGAACCAGTACAACGTGAACGACAAGCAGAACTTTTCGCGTTATTACCCGAAGCGGCTGACGGCCGAGGTGCTGCTCGACGCGATCGACTCGGTGACGGCTTCGAGCACGTCGTTTTCCGGCTTGCCGGTGGGAACGCACGCCATCGAGTTGCCCGACAACGGGGCGAACAATTACTTTTTGACCGTGTTCGGCCGTCCGGAAGGATCGAGCGCTTGCGAGTGCGAGCGGTCGCAGGAGGCCAACCTGGCCCAGAGCCTGCACTTGTTGAACTCGTCGGAGATTCAGGCCAAACTATCCGGTGGGCAAGGCCGTGCGGCCCAATTCGGGCAAGACCCGAAACAACCGCCCGAAGAAAAGGTGCGTTGGCTTTACCTGTCGGTGTTTTCGCGTCCGCCGGTGGCCGACGAGATGTCGGTGGCCTTGGCCCACATCAACAAAGTGGAGAACAAGCAGCAGGCCTACGAAGACATTTTGTGGGCGCTGGTGAATACCAAGGAGTTCTTGTTCAACCACTAAGCGATAAATGAAAGTTTATCTTTTGCAACACGTGCATTGTTTAGAAGGTGGTGCGGAAGATGTGAAGATGATTGGCGCGTATTCCTCACGAGAAAACGCCGAGGCGGCAATAACGCGCCTCAGCCGGCGTGCGGGCTTTTCTGAAGCTACGGCTGGATTTCACATCGACGAATACCAGGTCGACAAGGACCAATCGGTAGAAGGGTATTCGACGCTCGCAAACGCTTGATGGACGCCTGCCGTGCATTTATTATAGAACCGTAGGGTGGGACCAGCGAGCTTGCGAGCGCCGGCCCACCGTAAACGACGTCGCCGATGGTGGGCCGGCGCTCGCAAGCTCGCTGGTCCCACCCTACGTTTGCTGCCCCGCCCGTCGCTCGCCGACGACCCCGCCCACCAAATAGAACATCCGCTCCAGCCCCAGGAGCTTTCACTATGCCGCATACCTCGCCACGCTCGTTTGTTCCCTTTTTCGGACTGCTAAGCTGCCTCGCGCTAGCTGATAGCGCCTCCGCCCAACTGCCCGTCACGCAGCTTTTCGCGCTCTCGCCACCGGGCGGCAAGCAAGCCAGCACGGTCGACGTTGCCATCTCGTCGGGCACCGATCTCGACGGCGTGAAGGCACTCTACTTTTCGCATCCCGGCATCACCGCCGTTCAAAAAATGTCTCCGCCCAAGCTGCCGCAGCTTGCCGCGGAGCCGATCGCCAATCAGTTCACCGTGACGATTCCGGCCGACGTGCCGCCCGGCGTGTACGACGTGCGGGCAATTGGCACCTTCGGCGTCTCCAATCCACGGTCGTTCGTCGTGGGCACGCTGCCCGAAGTGAAGGAGCAGAGCGGCAACAACGTTCGCGAGAAGGCCCAGGCGATCGAACTCAATACGACCGTGAACAGCACGGCCGACGGAAACAATTCCGATTGGTATAGGTTCGCGGGCAAAGCCGGCCAGCGGCTGATCGTCGACTGCTGGGCCCAGCGCATCGACTCGCGGATGGACGCCACGATGGAGCTTTACGACGCGGCGGGCAAACAGCTTGCTCGCAGCCGCGACTTCAATCGCCGCGACCCGCTGATCGACTTTTCCGTGCCCGCCGACGGCGATTATTTCCTTAAGCTCTTCGACTTTGTCTACGGCGGCGGCGGCGAGCATTTCTATCGCTTTGCCGTGAGTACCGGTCCGTACGTCGACTACCTTCTGCCGCCGTGCGGACTGCCGGGCACGAAGGGCACTTTCACGCTTTATGGCCGCAACCTGCCGGGTGGCGTGCCGGCCGATGGACTCGCCATCGAAGGCCGCCCCCTGGAAAAACTGGCGGTGGAGATGGACGTGCCGGGCGACAAGCCAACCGAACGCGTCCCGCCCGGCACCTTGGCCAAGCCCGACGAAGCAGAGCTCGACGGTTTCGAATATCGCTTCGTGAGTCCGCAAGGCACCTCCAATGCCTGCTTCATCGGTTACGCCGCGGCGCCCGTCGTGCTGGAGCAAGAACCGAACGACGAGCCGGCCAAGGCCAACGTGGTCACGCTCCCCTGCGAGTTCGTCGGCGAGTTTGGGCCGCGCGGCAATCCCGATTGGCTGCAGTTCGAGGCCAAGGCGGGCGAGGTCTATTGGTTGGAAGCAATTTCGGAGCGGCTGGGGCTGCCCACCGATCCCGCCGTGCTCATCCAGCGTGTGACCAAGAACGACAAAGGCGAAGAGCAAGCCGCCGACATCACCGATTTCGACGACCACGGCGCGAACGTCGGCGGGCTGTCGTTCAACACCACCAGCGACGACGGCAGCTTCCGCTTTGCCGTGCCGGCCGAGGGCACTTACCGCGCAATGATTCGCGATTTGGCCCTCAACCCGCGCAACGATCCGCGGCGTATCTATCGCTTGTCGATCCACCGCGAACAGCCCGACTTCCGCCTGGCCGCCGTGCCGATCTTTCCGGCCAACAACAAGACGGAAGCCCGGCCTTGGAACCCGCTCTTGCGGCGCGGCAGCACCGAGCGGATCGACGTGGTGGCCTTCCGCCGCGACGGTTTCGCGGGTGAGATGAAACTGGCCGCCGAAGGTCTGCCTGCCGGTGTGACCGCTGCTCCGGCCATCATCGGGCAGGGTCAGAATGCCACCACGCTCACGCTCACGGCATCCGATCAAGCGGCCGATTGGACCGGGCCAATTCAGATCGTCGGCCGGGCGAAAGTGGGAGCGACCGACGTGGCCCGTGCCGCGCGGCCGGGCACCGTGTTGTACGCCGCACCGCAGAACATTCCGGCGCATGCCCGGCTGGCCCGCAGCATGGTGCTGGCGGTCACCGCCGCGGACACGGCGCCGCTGACGGTCGAGCTGGGCGAAGGCAAGACCTGGGAGATGTCGCGGGCCGGCAAGCTGGAAATCCCAGTGAAGGTCACGCGTCGCGGGACGATCAAGGGCAACATCACGCTGACCGCGCAGGGCATGCCGCCGAACGTGCAGCCGCAGCCGTTGACGCTCGACGGCAACACCAACGAAGGCAAGCTCGCGTTGCAGATCAACCCGCAGGCGCCGCTGGGCGAGTTCTCGCTCTATTTACAGGCGCAAACGACCGCGTCATACCGGCGCGACGTGGCCGCCGCGGAAGCCGCCGCCAAGACCAAGGCGGAGATCGAAAAGCTGGCCGCCGATCTGGCAGCCGCCTCTCAAGTGGCCGAAACCGCCAAGCAAGCGGCCGTCAAGGCCGCCGCCGAGGCCGACGCGGCCCTCAAAGCGGCCCAGGTCGTCAAGCAGCAAGCGACGGCCGAAACGCAGGAAGCCGCCGACAAGGCGCTGGCCGAGGCCGAAGCCAAATTGAAAGCCGCCAACGATGCCAGGGCCGCCGCTGAAAAGGCCGCCGACGACGCGGCGGCGTTGGCCAAGGCCGCCGCCGAGTTGAAACCGGCCGCCGACAAACGGGCGGCCGACACCGCCAACGCCGCGGCGCCCAAAGACGTGGCCTTGTTCTGGCCCTCGACGAGCACAGCCATCAAGATCACGGCGGCGCCGATCACCATGACCGCCACGGCGCCGGCGGCCGCCATCAAACTGGGCGCGCAGGGCGAAGTGCCGGTCAAGATCGAGCGACTGTATGGCTTCGGCGAGGCGGTGCAGGTACAGGCGGTGTTGCCCGGCGGTGTGCAGGGCGTCACGATCGCGCCGCTGCCCGTGCCTGCCGGACAGGCCGAGGTGAAACTGATCGTGCAGGCCGCGGCCAACGCGACACCGGGCACGCACGCGATTACCATCAAAGCGATCGCCCCTTTCAACGGCCAACAGCTCGCCGTCGAGCAGCCGGTGATGGTG
This genomic interval from Pirellulales bacterium contains the following:
- a CDS encoding DUF1549 domain-containing protein, producing MILPVSRSALAAAVLLLLCYPLESFADSTPAKIEAPGLGDPGTMTKLVVETGFPDGKITTLRGQDSQQQLLVAAQFSSGQVRDLTRDVAYEVAPPGIVTVDATGLVLPITDGQVTVTAVGPGGVRASVNLAVTNTIHDTPINFPNQIVPIFTKLGCNSGGCHGKASGQNGFKLSLLGFEPGEDYEHLVKEGRGRRLFPGDPDRSLLLLKPINAAPHGGGQRLDADSHEYKLIRRWIVQGMPYGSDNDPKVVRIEVIPGERSMQRGGSQQIVTLAHYSDGSIEDVTRVATYDSNDGEMAECFPTGLVNTRELTGDVAIMARYQGQVGVFRATIPLGIAVDNLPAAKNFIDELVFKKLKTLGVPPSAVCDDATFIRRVSIDLSGRLPAPDETLAFVADQDPAKRNKLVGRLLDSPSYADYFANKWGAILRNKRRTPNYMRGSYAFHGWIRDSLYENKPYDQFVREIVAASGELGDNPPVVWYREVKEIDQQVEDTAQLFLGLRIQCARCHHHPFEKWSQRDYYGMAAFFSQVGRKPGYEPDEQRIFHRRGEAAATNPKTGERLLPTGLGAEPVKGAPERDPRQSLADWLSDPSNPFFAKALVNRYWKHCFSRGIVEPEDDMRVTNPASNPELLSALSEHFIAHKFDLKDLLRTICTSSTYQLAADPNQYNVNDKQNFSRYYPKRLTAEVLLDAIDSVTASSTSFSGLPVGTHAIELPDNGANNYFLTVFGRPEGSSACECERSQEANLAQSLHLLNSSEIQAKLSGGQGRAAQFGQDPKQPPEEKVRWLYLSVFSRPPVADEMSVALAHINKVENKQQAYEDILWALVNTKEFLFNH
- a CDS encoding PPC domain-containing protein, with amino-acid sequence MPHTSPRSFVPFFGLLSCLALADSASAQLPVTQLFALSPPGGKQASTVDVAISSGTDLDGVKALYFSHPGITAVQKMSPPKLPQLAAEPIANQFTVTIPADVPPGVYDVRAIGTFGVSNPRSFVVGTLPEVKEQSGNNVREKAQAIELNTTVNSTADGNNSDWYRFAGKAGQRLIVDCWAQRIDSRMDATMELYDAAGKQLARSRDFNRRDPLIDFSVPADGDYFLKLFDFVYGGGGEHFYRFAVSTGPYVDYLLPPCGLPGTKGTFTLYGRNLPGGVPADGLAIEGRPLEKLAVEMDVPGDKPTERVPPGTLAKPDEAELDGFEYRFVSPQGTSNACFIGYAAAPVVLEQEPNDEPAKANVVTLPCEFVGEFGPRGNPDWLQFEAKAGEVYWLEAISERLGLPTDPAVLIQRVTKNDKGEEQAADITDFDDHGANVGGLSFNTTSDDGSFRFAVPAEGTYRAMIRDLALNPRNDPRRIYRLSIHREQPDFRLAAVPIFPANNKTEARPWNPLLRRGSTERIDVVAFRRDGFAGEMKLAAEGLPAGVTAAPAIIGQGQNATTLTLTASDQAADWTGPIQIVGRAKVGATDVARAARPGTVLYAAPQNIPAHARLARSMVLAVTAADTAPLTVELGEGKTWEMSRAGKLEIPVKVTRRGTIKGNITLTAQGMPPNVQPQPLTLDGNTNEGKLALQINPQAPLGEFSLYLQAQTTASYRRDVAAAEAAAKTKAEIEKLAADLAAASQVAETAKQAAVKAAAEADAALKAAQVVKQQATAETQEAADKALAEAEAKLKAANDARAAAEKAADDAAALAKAAAELKPAADKRAADTANAAAPKDVALFWPSTSTAIKITAAPITMTATAPAAAIKLGAQGEVPVKIERLYGFGEAVQVQAVLPGGVQGVTIAPLPVPAGQAEVKLIVQAAANATPGTHAITIKAIAPFNGQQLAVEQPVMVLIEK